From the Perca flavescens isolate YP-PL-M2 chromosome 21, PFLA_1.0, whole genome shotgun sequence genome, one window contains:
- the kat7b gene encoding histone acetyltransferase KAT7 isoform X2 yields MKLTIIRHMVGSGSDGTEDSDSSAEREQTNSSESDGNMPKRQRLTRASTRLSQSSQDTPDLKRTADHDESPPLTPTGNAPSSESELDISSPNASHDESQAKDQASRDSDKDLSHRPKRRRCHETYNFNMKCPTPGCNSLGHLTGKHERHFAVSGCPLYHNLSADECKVKAISREKQEEEVKGQEENNSRHATRHQTPTSKQSRYKEQVSEMRKGRSSGLQKEQKEKHMEHRQTHSNTREPLLENITSEYDLELFRKAQARASEDLEKLRIQGQITEGSNMIKTILFGRYELDTWYHSPYPEEYARLGRLYVCEFCLKYMKSQTILRRHMAKCVWKHPPGDEVYRKGGISVFEVDGKKNKIYCQNLCLLAKLFLDHKTLYYDVEPFLFYVMTEADNTGCHLVGYFSKEKNSFLNYNVSCILTMPQYMRQGFGKMLIDFSYLLSKVEEKVGSPERPLSDLGLISYRSYWKEVLLRYMYNFQGKEISIKEISQETAVNPVDIVSTLQSLQMLKYWKGKHLVLKRQDLIDEWRAKEIKRGNSNKTIDPRSLKWTPPKGT; encoded by the exons ATGAAGCTAACAATAATA AGACATATGGTCGGGAGTGGTTCAGATGGAACTGAAGACTCGGACTCCTCCGCTGAAAGAGAACAGACCAATAGTTCAGAAAGTGATGGGAACATGCCCAAGAGACAGCGCCTCACCAGAGCCTCTACTCGCCTTAGCCAAAGCTCTCAGG ATACTCCGGATTTGAAGCGAACTGCGGACCATGATGAATCTCCACCATTGACGCCCACAGGAAATGCTCCCTCTTCTGAATCTGAGCTGGACATCTCCAGCCCCAATGCTTCCCATGACGAGAGCCAGGCTAAAGATCAAGCCAGCAGAGACTCCGATAAGGACCTCTCCCATCGACCCAAGCGCCGCCGCTGTCACGAGACCTACAACTTCAACATGAAATGCCCTACGCCGGGATGCAATTCACTCG GTCACCTTACAGGAAAACATGAACGTCATTTTGCTGTATCAGGTTGCCCTCTTTACCACAATCTCTCTGCTGATGAGTGCAAG GTGAAAGCCATCAGCCGTGAGAAACAAGAGGAAGAGGTGAAGGGGCAGGAAGAAAACAACTCACGCCACGCAACTCGTCACCAG ACACCGACATCAAAACAGAGCAGATACAAAGAGCAGGTGTCTGAGATGAGGAAGGGGCGAAGCTCTGGCCTTCAGAAGGAGCAGAAAGAAAAGCACATG GAGCATCGCCAGACACACAGCAACACCAGAGAGCCTCTGCTGGAGAACATCACCAGTGAATATGACCTGGAGCTCTTCAGAAAAGCCCAGGCCCGTGCATCTGAAGATCTG GAGAAGCTGCGTATCCAGGGCCAGATCACTGAGGGCAGTAACATGATAAAGACCATCCTGTTTGGCCGCTACGAGCTGGACACCTGGTACCACTCGCCCTATCCTGAGGAGTATGCACGTCTGGGGCGCCTCTATGTCTGCGAATTCTGCCTCAAGTACATGAAGAGCCAGACCATTCTCAGGCGACACATG GCCAAGTGTGTGTGGAAGCATCCTCCAGGAGACGAGGTGTACAGGAAGGGGGGTATATCTGTGTTTGAAGTAGAcggcaaaaaaaacaag ATCTACTGCCAGAACCTGTGTTTACTCGCCAAGCTCTTCTTGGACCACAAAACGCTGTACTACGACGTGGAGCCCTTTCTCTTCTACGTCATGACTGAGGCCGACAACACCGGCTGCCATTTAGTGGGATACTTTTCCAAG GAGAAGAATTCCTTCCTTAACTACAACGTATCCTGTATCCTGACAATGCCACAGTACATGAGGCAGGGCTTTGGCAAGATGCTCATTGACTTCA GCTACCTGCTGTCCAAAGTGGAGGAGAAGGTGGGCTCCCCCGAGAGGCCTCTGTCTGACCTGGGCCTCATCAGTTACCGTAGCTACTGGAAGGAAGTGTTACTCAGATACATGTACAATTTCCAGGGCAAGGAGATCTCCATCAAAG AGATCAGTCAGGAAACGGCTGTCAATCCGGTGGACATAGTGAGCACCCTGCAGTCTCTTCAGATGCTGAAGTATTGGAAGGGAAAGCACTTGGTGTTAAAGCGACAG GACCTGATCGATGAGTGGAGAGCGAAGGAGATCAAGCGAGGCAACAGCAACAAAACCATCGACCCGAGGTCACTAAAATGGACTCCTCCCAAAGGGACATAA
- the kat7b gene encoding histone acetyltransferase KAT7 isoform X1 produces MPRRRQRHMVGSGSDGTEDSDSSAEREQTNSSESDGNMPKRQRLTRASTRLSQSSQDTPDLKRTADHDESPPLTPTGNAPSSESELDISSPNASHDESQAKDQASRDSDKDLSHRPKRRRCHETYNFNMKCPTPGCNSLGHLTGKHERHFAVSGCPLYHNLSADECKVKAISREKQEEEVKGQEENNSRHATRHQTPTSKQSRYKEQVSEMRKGRSSGLQKEQKEKHMEHRQTHSNTREPLLENITSEYDLELFRKAQARASEDLEKLRIQGQITEGSNMIKTILFGRYELDTWYHSPYPEEYARLGRLYVCEFCLKYMKSQTILRRHMAKCVWKHPPGDEVYRKGGISVFEVDGKKNKIYCQNLCLLAKLFLDHKTLYYDVEPFLFYVMTEADNTGCHLVGYFSKEKNSFLNYNVSCILTMPQYMRQGFGKMLIDFSYLLSKVEEKVGSPERPLSDLGLISYRSYWKEVLLRYMYNFQGKEISIKEISQETAVNPVDIVSTLQSLQMLKYWKGKHLVLKRQDLIDEWRAKEIKRGNSNKTIDPRSLKWTPPKGT; encoded by the exons ATGCCTCGTAGACGACAG AGACATATGGTCGGGAGTGGTTCAGATGGAACTGAAGACTCGGACTCCTCCGCTGAAAGAGAACAGACCAATAGTTCAGAAAGTGATGGGAACATGCCCAAGAGACAGCGCCTCACCAGAGCCTCTACTCGCCTTAGCCAAAGCTCTCAGG ATACTCCGGATTTGAAGCGAACTGCGGACCATGATGAATCTCCACCATTGACGCCCACAGGAAATGCTCCCTCTTCTGAATCTGAGCTGGACATCTCCAGCCCCAATGCTTCCCATGACGAGAGCCAGGCTAAAGATCAAGCCAGCAGAGACTCCGATAAGGACCTCTCCCATCGACCCAAGCGCCGCCGCTGTCACGAGACCTACAACTTCAACATGAAATGCCCTACGCCGGGATGCAATTCACTCG GTCACCTTACAGGAAAACATGAACGTCATTTTGCTGTATCAGGTTGCCCTCTTTACCACAATCTCTCTGCTGATGAGTGCAAG GTGAAAGCCATCAGCCGTGAGAAACAAGAGGAAGAGGTGAAGGGGCAGGAAGAAAACAACTCACGCCACGCAACTCGTCACCAG ACACCGACATCAAAACAGAGCAGATACAAAGAGCAGGTGTCTGAGATGAGGAAGGGGCGAAGCTCTGGCCTTCAGAAGGAGCAGAAAGAAAAGCACATG GAGCATCGCCAGACACACAGCAACACCAGAGAGCCTCTGCTGGAGAACATCACCAGTGAATATGACCTGGAGCTCTTCAGAAAAGCCCAGGCCCGTGCATCTGAAGATCTG GAGAAGCTGCGTATCCAGGGCCAGATCACTGAGGGCAGTAACATGATAAAGACCATCCTGTTTGGCCGCTACGAGCTGGACACCTGGTACCACTCGCCCTATCCTGAGGAGTATGCACGTCTGGGGCGCCTCTATGTCTGCGAATTCTGCCTCAAGTACATGAAGAGCCAGACCATTCTCAGGCGACACATG GCCAAGTGTGTGTGGAAGCATCCTCCAGGAGACGAGGTGTACAGGAAGGGGGGTATATCTGTGTTTGAAGTAGAcggcaaaaaaaacaag ATCTACTGCCAGAACCTGTGTTTACTCGCCAAGCTCTTCTTGGACCACAAAACGCTGTACTACGACGTGGAGCCCTTTCTCTTCTACGTCATGACTGAGGCCGACAACACCGGCTGCCATTTAGTGGGATACTTTTCCAAG GAGAAGAATTCCTTCCTTAACTACAACGTATCCTGTATCCTGACAATGCCACAGTACATGAGGCAGGGCTTTGGCAAGATGCTCATTGACTTCA GCTACCTGCTGTCCAAAGTGGAGGAGAAGGTGGGCTCCCCCGAGAGGCCTCTGTCTGACCTGGGCCTCATCAGTTACCGTAGCTACTGGAAGGAAGTGTTACTCAGATACATGTACAATTTCCAGGGCAAGGAGATCTCCATCAAAG AGATCAGTCAGGAAACGGCTGTCAATCCGGTGGACATAGTGAGCACCCTGCAGTCTCTTCAGATGCTGAAGTATTGGAAGGGAAAGCACTTGGTGTTAAAGCGACAG GACCTGATCGATGAGTGGAGAGCGAAGGAGATCAAGCGAGGCAACAGCAACAAAACCATCGACCCGAGGTCACTAAAATGGACTCCTCCCAAAGGGACATAA